One part of the Coffea eugenioides isolate CCC68of chromosome 10, Ceug_1.0, whole genome shotgun sequence genome encodes these proteins:
- the LOC113749956 gene encoding 7-deoxyloganetin glucosyltransferase isoform X3, translating into MGSMSLPEKPHAVCIPYPAQGHINPMLKLAKLLHHKGFHITFVNTEFNHKRLLKSRGPDALNGLPDFQFKAIPDGLPPSDVDATQDVPSLCESTTTHCLGPFRDLLAELNDPSSSQVPPVSCIVSDGVMSFTLEAAAELGVPEILFWTPSACGFLGYMHYAKLIEKGLTPLKDASYLSNGYLEQAIDWIPAMKDIRLRDLPSFLRTTNPDDYMTKFVLQETERSKKALAIILNTFEELEDDVINALSAILPPIYAIGPLQFLQKEVKDERLSVLGSNLWKEEPECLEWLDSKDHNSVVYVNFGSITVMTADQLVEFAWGLANSKQTFLWIIRPDLVSGDSAILPPEFLEETKDRGLLASWCPQEQVLSHPAIGGFLTHSGWNSTLESICSGVPMICWPFFAEQQTNCWFCCTKWGNGLEIDNNLMVREKGKDMKKKALEWKNKAEEAAKSSGGSSYSNLEKVVQVLLSK; encoded by the exons ATGGGTTCCATGTCTCTGCCAGAAAAGCCTCATGCTGTTTGTATTCCATATCCAGCACAGGGTCACATAAACCCTATGCTGAAACTAGCCAAGCTCCTTCATCATAAAGGGTTTCATATAACCTTTGTTAACACAGAATTCAACCACAAACGTTTGCTCAAGTCTAGAGGTCCTGATGCCCTCAATGGCTTGCCTGATTTCCAGTTTAAAGCCATTCCTGATGGGCTTCCTCCTTCTGATGTTGATGCCACCCAAGACGTTCCCTCCCTTTGTGAATCCACCACTACTCATTGCTTAGGTCCATTTAGAGATCTCCTTGCAGAACTTAATGATCCCTCCTCATCACAAGTTCCCCCTGTTTCTTGCATAGTTTCTGATGGTGTCATGAGCTTTACTCTTGAAGCTGCCGCAGAACTAGGCGTCCCAGAAATATTGTTTTGGACTCCTAGTGCATGTGGATTCCTGGGTTATATGCACTATGCTAAGCTCATAGAAAAGGGTCTCACACCACTCAAAG ATGCAAGTTACTTGTCAAATGGATACCTTGAGCAAGCTATAGATTGGATTCCCGCGATGAAAGATATACGTCTGAGAGATCTTCCAAGTTTCTTAAGAACTACAAATCCGGATGACTACATGACAAAGTTCGTGTTGCAAGAGACTGAGAGATCCAAGAAGGCTTTAGCTATTATTTTGAACACATTTGAGGAGCTGGAAGATGATGTTATAAACGCTCTGTCTGCCATCCTTCCTCCCATCTACGCCATTGGGCCTCTACAGTTTCTCCAGAAAGAGGTGAAAGACGAGAGGTTATCAGTTTTAGGGTCAAATCTTTGGAAAGAAGAGCCCGAGTGCCTAGAATGGCTTGATTCAAAGGATCACAATTCTGTTGTCTATGTAAACTTTGGAAGCATCACTGTTATGACTGCTGACCAGCTTGTGGAGTTTGCATGGGGACTTGCAAACAGTAAACAAACATTTTTGTGGATCATTAGGCCTGATCTTGTCTCTGGCGACTCTGCAATTCTTCCTCCTGAATTTTTGGAGGAAACTAAAGATAGAGGCCTACTAGCAAGCTGGTGCCCTCAGGAACAAGTTCTTAGCCATCCTGCCATTGGAGGATTCTTAACTCATAGCGGATGGAATTCAACTCTCGAGAGCATCTGTAGTGGGGTGCCCATGATTTGTTGGCCGTTTTTCGCCGAACAACAGACCAATTGCTGGTTCTGCTGCACCAAATGGGGCAATGGATTGGAGATAGACAATAAT TTGATGGTTAGAGAAAAGGGAAAGGACATGAAGAAAAAAGCCTTGGAGTGGAAGAACAAGGCTGAAGAAGCAGCTAAAAGTTCGGGTGGCTCTTCTTACTCCAATTTGGAGAAGGTGGTCCAGGTGCTTCTCTCCAAGTAA
- the LOC113749956 gene encoding 7-deoxyloganetin glucosyltransferase isoform X1: protein MRTLNSNRYQKKPHAVCIPYPAQGHINPMLKLAKLLHHKGFHITFVNTEFNHKRLLKSRGPDALNGLPDFQFKAIPDGLPPSDVDATQDVPSLCESTTTHCLGPFRDLLAELNDPSSSQVPPVSCIVSDGVMSFTLEAAAELGVPEILFWTPSACGFLGYMHYAKLIEKGLTPLKDASYLSNGYLEQAIDWIPAMKDIRLRDLPSFLRTTNPDDYMTKFVLQETERSKKALAIILNTFEELEDDVINALSAILPPIYAIGPLQFLQKEVKDERLSVLGSNLWKEEPECLEWLDSKDHNSVVYVNFGSITVMTADQLVEFAWGLANSKQTFLWIIRPDLVSGDSAILPPEFLEETKDRGLLASWCPQEQVLSHPAIGGFLTHSGWNSTLESICSGVPMICWPFFAEQQTNCWFCCTKWGNGLEIDNNVKREEVESLVTELMVREKGKDMKKKALEWKNKAEEAAKSSGGSSYSNLEKVVQVLLSK, encoded by the exons AAAAGCCTCATGCTGTTTGTATTCCATATCCAGCACAGGGTCACATAAACCCTATGCTGAAACTAGCCAAGCTCCTTCATCATAAAGGGTTTCATATAACCTTTGTTAACACAGAATTCAACCACAAACGTTTGCTCAAGTCTAGAGGTCCTGATGCCCTCAATGGCTTGCCTGATTTCCAGTTTAAAGCCATTCCTGATGGGCTTCCTCCTTCTGATGTTGATGCCACCCAAGACGTTCCCTCCCTTTGTGAATCCACCACTACTCATTGCTTAGGTCCATTTAGAGATCTCCTTGCAGAACTTAATGATCCCTCCTCATCACAAGTTCCCCCTGTTTCTTGCATAGTTTCTGATGGTGTCATGAGCTTTACTCTTGAAGCTGCCGCAGAACTAGGCGTCCCAGAAATATTGTTTTGGACTCCTAGTGCATGTGGATTCCTGGGTTATATGCACTATGCTAAGCTCATAGAAAAGGGTCTCACACCACTCAAAG ATGCAAGTTACTTGTCAAATGGATACCTTGAGCAAGCTATAGATTGGATTCCCGCGATGAAAGATATACGTCTGAGAGATCTTCCAAGTTTCTTAAGAACTACAAATCCGGATGACTACATGACAAAGTTCGTGTTGCAAGAGACTGAGAGATCCAAGAAGGCTTTAGCTATTATTTTGAACACATTTGAGGAGCTGGAAGATGATGTTATAAACGCTCTGTCTGCCATCCTTCCTCCCATCTACGCCATTGGGCCTCTACAGTTTCTCCAGAAAGAGGTGAAAGACGAGAGGTTATCAGTTTTAGGGTCAAATCTTTGGAAAGAAGAGCCCGAGTGCCTAGAATGGCTTGATTCAAAGGATCACAATTCTGTTGTCTATGTAAACTTTGGAAGCATCACTGTTATGACTGCTGACCAGCTTGTGGAGTTTGCATGGGGACTTGCAAACAGTAAACAAACATTTTTGTGGATCATTAGGCCTGATCTTGTCTCTGGCGACTCTGCAATTCTTCCTCCTGAATTTTTGGAGGAAACTAAAGATAGAGGCCTACTAGCAAGCTGGTGCCCTCAGGAACAAGTTCTTAGCCATCCTGCCATTGGAGGATTCTTAACTCATAGCGGATGGAATTCAACTCTCGAGAGCATCTGTAGTGGGGTGCCCATGATTTGTTGGCCGTTTTTCGCCGAACAACAGACCAATTGCTGGTTCTGCTGCACCAAATGGGGCAATGGATTGGAGATAGACAATAATGTTAAGAGGGAAGAGGTTGAGAGCCTAGTGACTGAGTTGATGGTTAGAGAAAAGGGAAAGGACATGAAGAAAAAAGCCTTGGAGTGGAAGAACAAGGCTGAAGAAGCAGCTAAAAGTTCGGGTGGCTCTTCTTACTCCAATTTGGAGAAGGTGGTCCAGGTGCTTCTCTCCAAGTAA
- the LOC113749956 gene encoding 7-deoxyloganetin glucosyltransferase isoform X2 has protein sequence MGSMSLPEKPHAVCIPYPAQGHINPMLKLAKLLHHKGFHITFVNTEFNHKRLLKSRGPDALNGLPDFQFKAIPDGLPPSDVDATQDVPSLCESTTTHCLGPFRDLLAELNDPSSSQVPPVSCIVSDGVMSFTLEAAAELGVPEILFWTPSACGFLGYMHYAKLIEKGLTPLKDASYLSNGYLEQAIDWIPAMKDIRLRDLPSFLRTTNPDDYMTKFVLQETERSKKALAIILNTFEELEDDVINALSAILPPIYAIGPLQFLQKEVKDERLSVLGSNLWKEEPECLEWLDSKDHNSVVYVNFGSITVMTADQLVEFAWGLANSKQTFLWIIRPDLVSGDSAILPPEFLEETKDRGLLASWCPQEQVLSHPAIGGFLTHSGWNSTLESICSGVPMICWPFFAEQQTNCWFCCTKWGNGLEIDNNVKREEVESLVTELMVREKGKDMKKKALEWKNKAEEAAKSSGGSSYSNLEKVVQVLLSK, from the exons ATGGGTTCCATGTCTCTGCCAGAAAAGCCTCATGCTGTTTGTATTCCATATCCAGCACAGGGTCACATAAACCCTATGCTGAAACTAGCCAAGCTCCTTCATCATAAAGGGTTTCATATAACCTTTGTTAACACAGAATTCAACCACAAACGTTTGCTCAAGTCTAGAGGTCCTGATGCCCTCAATGGCTTGCCTGATTTCCAGTTTAAAGCCATTCCTGATGGGCTTCCTCCTTCTGATGTTGATGCCACCCAAGACGTTCCCTCCCTTTGTGAATCCACCACTACTCATTGCTTAGGTCCATTTAGAGATCTCCTTGCAGAACTTAATGATCCCTCCTCATCACAAGTTCCCCCTGTTTCTTGCATAGTTTCTGATGGTGTCATGAGCTTTACTCTTGAAGCTGCCGCAGAACTAGGCGTCCCAGAAATATTGTTTTGGACTCCTAGTGCATGTGGATTCCTGGGTTATATGCACTATGCTAAGCTCATAGAAAAGGGTCTCACACCACTCAAAG ATGCAAGTTACTTGTCAAATGGATACCTTGAGCAAGCTATAGATTGGATTCCCGCGATGAAAGATATACGTCTGAGAGATCTTCCAAGTTTCTTAAGAACTACAAATCCGGATGACTACATGACAAAGTTCGTGTTGCAAGAGACTGAGAGATCCAAGAAGGCTTTAGCTATTATTTTGAACACATTTGAGGAGCTGGAAGATGATGTTATAAACGCTCTGTCTGCCATCCTTCCTCCCATCTACGCCATTGGGCCTCTACAGTTTCTCCAGAAAGAGGTGAAAGACGAGAGGTTATCAGTTTTAGGGTCAAATCTTTGGAAAGAAGAGCCCGAGTGCCTAGAATGGCTTGATTCAAAGGATCACAATTCTGTTGTCTATGTAAACTTTGGAAGCATCACTGTTATGACTGCTGACCAGCTTGTGGAGTTTGCATGGGGACTTGCAAACAGTAAACAAACATTTTTGTGGATCATTAGGCCTGATCTTGTCTCTGGCGACTCTGCAATTCTTCCTCCTGAATTTTTGGAGGAAACTAAAGATAGAGGCCTACTAGCAAGCTGGTGCCCTCAGGAACAAGTTCTTAGCCATCCTGCCATTGGAGGATTCTTAACTCATAGCGGATGGAATTCAACTCTCGAGAGCATCTGTAGTGGGGTGCCCATGATTTGTTGGCCGTTTTTCGCCGAACAACAGACCAATTGCTGGTTCTGCTGCACCAAATGGGGCAATGGATTGGAGATAGACAATAATGTTAAGAGGGAAGAGGTTGAGAGCCTAGTGACTGAGTTGATGGTTAGAGAAAAGGGAAAGGACATGAAGAAAAAAGCCTTGGAGTGGAAGAACAAGGCTGAAGAAGCAGCTAAAAGTTCGGGTGGCTCTTCTTACTCCAATTTGGAGAAGGTGGTCCAGGTGCTTCTCTCCAAGTAA